CGTCGAACCGATGGCCATGGCCTTCGGGGGTGACGTGCCGATGGATCTGTCACAACTGCAACAACAGCAGTTCGATCAAGCCAAGGAACGCCTCGAGCGCCTGAAGCACAAATACACCGAACTGGAAGGCTCAAACTGCCACCTGACCTACGGCCAGCCGCGCCAGGAAATCCACCACTTCGCCAAGGATCAGGAATGCGACCTGATCGTGGTCGGCAGCCATGGCCGACATGGTCTGGCGCTGCTATTGGGCTCGACCGCCAACGACGTGCTGCACGGCGCACCTTGCGATGTGCTGGCGGTACACCTGGTCAAACGCTGACCTCAGGCACTTGTGAAAAGCTAAAAAGCCCGGCGTCCATCACTGGACGCCGGGCTTTTTCATGCCTGGAAACAATCAGGCATCCAGCTCGGCCCAACGCTCCACCAGCGCATCCAGCTCAGCCTGCAACTGCTCCAGGGAAGCAATCACCTTG
This genomic window from Pseudomonas kribbensis contains:
- a CDS encoding universal stress protein; this translates as MPYHHILVAVDLTEECDPVIHRARELSVSNGAKLSLVHIVEPMAMAFGGDVPMDLSQLQQQQFDQAKERLERLKHKYTELEGSNCHLTYGQPRQEIHHFAKDQECDLIVVGSHGRHGLALLLGSTANDVLHGAPCDVLAVHLVKR